The DNA region CTCTTTGTATTGAGTCGCTCAGTCGGATTCACCTCGCATTATCTTGATCAACGTCGTCACGACGAAGGCCTGCTCAGGCTCTCATCCGACGATGTCCGCTACATAGGATAGTTCTCTCTTGACCAAATAGCAGTTTTACCCGTATAATACCCTAAGTATTCCGGCGTAGCTCAGTGGTAGAGCGGTTGGCTGTTAACCAATAGGTCACTGGTTCGAGCCCAGTCGCCGGAGCCATGAAATTATTTGAAAGAACCATCCCGTAGAGGATGGCTTCTTTTGTTTTGTGCTTCAGTTAATGCTCATGTGTATCTCTAAACTTCCACGTTCTGATGAGTTATTATACAATAATGCTATATGGCGGGTGATGAACTCCCTGAATATCTCACGCTAAAGCGAAGAGCTGAAAAAGTACGATCGAATACTCTCTGTATCCGGGGGCGGGATCTCGTGAGGCTATAAGAGCGATATTGGTGTAAGGTTATAAAAATTCTGAATCTGGCAAATGGGGATATTATGAGTAAAAAATTAGATGAATACACAAAAGAGGAGCTGATCTCCTACATTCGTCAACTTCAAAAGGATACAAAGTTTGGACTCGTCTGGAACCCCAAAGAAGAACAAGTTGCTATAGACTGCAGAACAAGGGTGCCGGTGCTCCGGGAAGTATCACAGAAAACAATCGCAAAGGCTGATGAAGGTGACCCGACACACCTACTATTAGAAGGGGATAATTATCATTCACTTTCCGTTCTCAATTACACTCATGCTGGTAGAATAAACGTAATTTATATTGATCCACCCTACAATACGGGCAATAAAGACTTTATCTATAACGATCACTATGTAGATAAAGAAGACCCCTACAGGCATAGTGAGTGGCTGAGCTTTATGGATAATCGTCTGCGCTTGGCGAAGAACCTTCTAGCCAGTACGGGAACGATTTTTATAAGTATTGATGACAATGAATATGCCCATTTAAAAATCTTGTGCGATAAGATATTTGGCGAAGAGAATTTTATCACAAGTATTATTTGGCAGCGTAAACGCGGTAGGGATAATTCGGCTAAATATTTTAGCAAAAGTCACGAGTATCTTCTTGTGTATAGTCGTATTAAAAATGCGCCAACTCTTAATAAGATCAATATGGATGAAGGAACGAAAAAAGCTTATAGGAATCCAGACAATGATCCTCGAGGAGCGTACAGGCTATTAGGCGCCTGGGCTAGGGGCACTCAGGGTGGTAGTCGTTACGAGTTCATATCAAAAAATGGTAAGATTTTTAGCGAAAGATTATGGCTTTTTGCGAAGTCACGAATGCTTGAGCTTGATAGAGATGATAGACTCGTTTTTGTGGGTGACAAAGTATATCGAAAACTCTTTCTATCCGAGCATACCGGCTCTGTACCGGAAACGGTCTGGGCTGATACTTCAAACGCCGCTAACGCCGCCGATGAGATTAAAACAATATTTGGCAAACAAGTTTTTGATACAGTTAAACCACTGCCTTTTATAAAACGCATACTCCAGATTGCCACAGATAAAAACGGCATAATCTTAGATTTCTTTGCGGGTAGTGGCACAACAGGTCATGCCGTCCTCCAACTAAATGCCCAAGATGGTGGCAAACGTCAATTCATACTAGGCACAAATAATGAAAATGGTATTGCCGAAAATATTACATATGAGCGTATCGATAGGGTCATTAATGGGTATTCAGGCACACAGGGCATTCCTGCCAAACTGCGTTATTACAAGACGGATTTTGTAAATACCAATAACCTTGACAGTCTTACCGATAAAGACAGACTAGAGATTGCAAAAGAGATGGCTGTAATGGTTGCCCTTCATGAAAATTCATTTGATCAAGTAGAGCAAACAGACTACTGGCAAACATACGAAAATAACATACAGGTTACTGCTATTTACTACCGCGAAGATAAGACTCGCATTCAGGAGTATATAGACAAACTAAATACTCAAGACAAACATGTAAAGCTATACATATTTGGATGGGGCAAGAACGTTGGCAGAGAGTATGCTAGTAAAAAAATAAGTGTAGAGGATATTCCTGAGCCGTTGATTGAGCTGTATAGGGAGATTACTAAATAATGATAGTTTTAAAACCATTCCAGGAAGCTGCCGTGTCTAAGATGAAGGATAATTTCCTTATGCTGTGGAAGAGTGAAACGCGCGGTGCAAACCTAATCCTCAAAGCCCCAACAGGTAGTGGTAAGACGACAATGATGGCGCAGTTTTTGCGTGATTTAACAGGCGAGCCCCGCTTTACAAATGCAGACGTAGCATTTCTATGGATTACTAAAGGATCCTTAGCTCAGCAAAGTAAAGATAAATTGCTTGAGTACTATGACGGTGTAAGTGAAAACAAACTACTCGATATAAATGATTTGCGTGATGGCGTATTGCCGCGCAATGCAGTATTCTTCGTAAATTGGGAAAAGCTAGTAAGTCGCTCTGCTGAAAACCGTCGTCTACGAGTAGATGGAGATACTACAATAAGCTTCGATACGTATATAAGGAATACACACAATAAAGGTCGCGAAGTAATTCTTATTATTGATGAAGAGCATCTAGCTGCAAATACCGTATTGGCAAGCGACCTAATTCAGAATGTTATTAGGCCGCGTATTATTATTGGTGTATCTGCTACGCCGCAGAATTCGGGCGCAATGACTGTGGAAGTACCGCATGAAGACGTGGTAGAGAGTGGACTTATTAAAGAAAAGATTATCTTTCAGACCGAAGAAGACCTACGTAAGTTTACAGGTGCGGAAACCAATCAAGACGAGATACTACTTGAACTAGCATGGCAAAAACGTCTAGAGCTTCTACAGTTTTACAAAGATATTGGCGAAAATATTAATCCCCTGGTGCTAATACAGTTACCGAATGATGATCAAGCAAGCGTGGAGACTGGTACGAGTAAACGTGATATCGTGGTGGCATTCTTAAAGAATAAAGGTGTTACGGATGAAGAGATTGCGGTTTGGTTAGACAAGGATAAGACACTAAACCTTTCTACGGTGCGTGAGAACAACTCTTCTGTGGCATTTCTATTATTTAAGCAGGCGGCGGCCACAGGATGGGACTGTCCGCGCGCTAGCGTACTTGTAATGTTTCGTGAGATCAAAAACGCTACATTTGCTATACAAACAGTAGGGCGCATTCTGCGCATGCCTTTGGCACGGCACTTTACCGAACCGGCTCTCAATTTAGGCTATCTCTATACTAACTACAAGCGTAATGAGATAGTAGCTACCTATGACAAAAACGGTATTGGTGAGAACCGGCCAACGATTTATGAATCTAAACGCAAAGCACATATCAAACCCTTAGTATTGGAAAGTACTAACTCGGTACGTAGTGATTACAACGACTTAGGTGATTCATTTCAGCAAGTTTTTAAGCACATAGCCAATGATTTTTTTGATATTCAGGATTCATTTGACACTCGTGAACGCATTGCCCAGATTGAGGCGAAAGGCCTGAATCTCACACCGGAAATTACAAGTGACATCATCACGGGTGTGGAAATAGATGACTATGACAACTTTGTGACCGAGCTAAAAGCAGAGGGTAGCACCCAAGCGCAAAAAATATCTCTCCATGATGTAGAACGCCTCTACAATCTCTATTGCTTTAAGATTATTAATGAACAGACAGATACACGAATGAAGTATGCGCCTACTCGTTCATGGGGGCCGCTAAAGTCAGCATTAAATGTTTGGTTCAGTAATAATACGCAATTAGATCGTGCCAACTACTACAAGGTGATTATAAATGACTTTCTAGCCGCCGAAAAAGGTGGTCATAGCATCCTTCTAGAAATTATACGTAAGGCGCTATGGAACTATCGACCAATTCGTGTCAATGAAATTGTCCAGAAGGCAGAGCAAAATCGAGAGCGTGGCATAGTAAGTATTGAGGTACCTGCTGCTAGCGACCGCTTCACGGACTTATGTGAAGAACTGGATGTAAAACGTAACGTATACGACCGTTTTTATATTGGCAAAGATTACAAAGGAAGAAAAAATGAAGAAGCTTTCCTGCGCTTCATTGATAATAATGAAGAGGTAGAGTGGTGGCATAAAAATGGTGATCACGGAAGCCTCTACTTCGCTGTGCCATATATGGACGGCGAGATAGAACAATTATTTTATCCCGATTGGTTTATTAAAACGAGGGGTAAGACATGGGTTGTAGATACTAAAAGCGGGGAAACAGCCAATAGCGCCGGTAGTCGTGCTGAAGGACTTAGGGCGTGGCTTGAAGAGCGCGAAGGTTTTGACGGGGGCATAGTGATTCCCGGCGAATTAGGAACCTGGAAGATATTCGTGGGCAGTGAATATCGTACAGACGATTCAGAACAGTGGAAACCATTTACCCCATAGC from Candidatus Saccharimonadales bacterium includes:
- a CDS encoding site-specific DNA-methyltransferase, whose translation is MSKKLDEYTKEELISYIRQLQKDTKFGLVWNPKEEQVAIDCRTRVPVLREVSQKTIAKADEGDPTHLLLEGDNYHSLSVLNYTHAGRINVIYIDPPYNTGNKDFIYNDHYVDKEDPYRHSEWLSFMDNRLRLAKNLLASTGTIFISIDDNEYAHLKILCDKIFGEENFITSIIWQRKRGRDNSAKYFSKSHEYLLVYSRIKNAPTLNKINMDEGTKKAYRNPDNDPRGAYRLLGAWARGTQGGSRYEFISKNGKIFSERLWLFAKSRMLELDRDDRLVFVGDKVYRKLFLSEHTGSVPETVWADTSNAANAADEIKTIFGKQVFDTVKPLPFIKRILQIATDKNGIILDFFAGSGTTGHAVLQLNAQDGGKRQFILGTNNENGIAENITYERIDRVINGYSGTQGIPAKLRYYKTDFVNTNNLDSLTDKDRLEIAKEMAVMVALHENSFDQVEQTDYWQTYENNIQVTAIYYREDKTRIQEYIDKLNTQDKHVKLYIFGWGKNVGREYASKKISVEDIPEPLIELYREITK
- a CDS encoding DEAD/DEAH box helicase family protein, which translates into the protein MIVLKPFQEAAVSKMKDNFLMLWKSETRGANLILKAPTGSGKTTMMAQFLRDLTGEPRFTNADVAFLWITKGSLAQQSKDKLLEYYDGVSENKLLDINDLRDGVLPRNAVFFVNWEKLVSRSAENRRLRVDGDTTISFDTYIRNTHNKGREVILIIDEEHLAANTVLASDLIQNVIRPRIIIGVSATPQNSGAMTVEVPHEDVVESGLIKEKIIFQTEEDLRKFTGAETNQDEILLELAWQKRLELLQFYKDIGENINPLVLIQLPNDDQASVETGTSKRDIVVAFLKNKGVTDEEIAVWLDKDKTLNLSTVRENNSSVAFLLFKQAAATGWDCPRASVLVMFREIKNATFAIQTVGRILRMPLARHFTEPALNLGYLYTNYKRNEIVATYDKNGIGENRPTIYESKRKAHIKPLVLESTNSVRSDYNDLGDSFQQVFKHIANDFFDIQDSFDTRERIAQIEAKGLNLTPEITSDIITGVEIDDYDNFVTELKAEGSTQAQKISLHDVERLYNLYCFKIINEQTDTRMKYAPTRSWGPLKSALNVWFSNNTQLDRANYYKVIINDFLAAEKGGHSILLEIIRKALWNYRPIRVNEIVQKAEQNRERGIVSIEVPAASDRFTDLCEELDVKRNVYDRFYIGKDYKGRKNEEAFLRFIDNNEEVEWWHKNGDHGSLYFAVPYMDGEIEQLFYPDWFIKTRGKTWVVDTKSGETANSAGSRAEGLRAWLEEREGFDGGIVIPGELGTWKIFVGSEYRTDDSEQWKPFTP